Proteins from a single region of Pseudopedobacter saltans DSM 12145:
- the rluF gene encoding 23S rRNA pseudouridine(2604) synthase RluF, with the protein MGFGDQNLFRLNKAISDSGICSRREADRLIEEGRVTINGKTAKVGDRVSAFDEVIVDDRRLKLNKTGERPVYIAFNKPRGIVCTTEPDVKDNIIDYINFPKRIFPIGRLDKPSEGLIFLTSDGNIVNKILRAGNNHEKEYIVTVDKPITDEFIKGMMKGVPILDTVTKKCQVFKEGELVFRIILTQGLYRQVRKMCEYFGYHVTKLKRTRIMNISLAKLPLGTWRYLTPEELQGIMDMVDSSSGTEEASFENTEFKKEQKHIRSKPQDLKNKKRDEKPKSPSKKKKKAGSAKRFYS; encoded by the coding sequence ATGGGATTCGGAGATCAAAACTTATTTCGGTTAAATAAAGCTATTAGCGACAGTGGAATATGTTCGAGAAGAGAAGCTGATCGTTTAATTGAAGAAGGCAGGGTAACTATTAACGGCAAGACGGCTAAAGTTGGTGATAGAGTAAGTGCTTTTGACGAAGTAATTGTTGATGATCGCAGATTGAAACTCAATAAAACGGGCGAAAGACCTGTTTACATAGCTTTTAATAAACCAAGGGGTATTGTTTGTACTACAGAGCCGGATGTCAAGGACAATATCATAGATTATATTAATTTCCCAAAACGCATCTTTCCTATCGGAAGATTAGATAAGCCTTCAGAAGGTTTGATATTCCTCACCAGCGATGGTAATATTGTAAATAAAATTCTTCGGGCAGGGAATAACCATGAAAAAGAATATATCGTTACCGTAGACAAACCTATAACTGATGAATTTATAAAGGGAATGATGAAAGGTGTCCCTATTTTAGATACAGTAACAAAAAAATGTCAGGTTTTTAAGGAAGGTGAATTGGTCTTCAGAATTATTTTAACCCAGGGCCTTTATAGACAGGTTAGGAAAATGTGTGAGTATTTTGGCTACCATGTTACTAAGCTTAAGAGAACCAGAATTATGAATATCTCCTTGGCTAAACTTCCTTTAGGCACCTGGAGGTATTTAACACCCGAAGAACTTCAAGGTATAATGGATATGGTAGATAGTTCTTCTGGGACGGAAGAAGCCTCTTTTGAAAATACGGAATTCAAAAAAGAGCAAAAACATATAAGATCAAAGCCCCAGGACTTGAAAAATAAAAAAAGAGACGAAAAACCTAAATCACCATCAAAAAAGAAGAAAAAAGCAGGGTCAGCTAAAAGATTTTATAGTTAA